The genomic region TCTGTTCCCGGCCGGCGACGGCCGCTGGTGCTTCGCCGTCGGCGACGTCCAGGGCAAGGGGCCCGAGGCCGCCGTCGTGATCGGCCTGGCCCGGCCCTGGCTGCGGCTGCTGGCCCGTGAGGGCTACCGGGTCGCCGACGTCCTCGACCGCCTCAACCAGCTCCTGCTCGACGACGCCACGGAGGCCGCGGACGCGGCGGCCCGCGCGCTGGTGGCGGCCGGCGCGCGGCCGACCCCGCCCGGCGACGGGCCCCAGACACGTTTCCTGTCCCTGCTCTACGGCGAGCTGGTCCCCTTCGAGGGCGGTGTCCGCTGCACGGTCGCCTCCGCCGGGCACCCGCTGCCCCTGCTGCTCGGGGCGGGTGGCGAGGTCCACACGGCCGCGCAGCCGCAGACCCTGCTGGGGGTCGTCGAGGACGCGACGTACACCAGCGAGACCTTCGAGCTGCGCTCCGGCGACACACTGCTGTGCGTCACGGACGGCGTGACCGAGCGGCGCTCGGGCTCCCGCCAGTTCGACGACGGGGACGGGCTGGCGACGGCGCTGGCCGGGTGTGCGGGGCTGGACGCGGAGCTGATAGCCGAGCGGATCAAGCGGCTGGTGCACGAGTTCGGGGCGCGGCCCCCGGCGGACGATCTGGCGCTGCTGGTGCTCCAGGCGGAGTGACCGCCCGGGTGCTGGACAATGGGACGTATGCCTTCCGCACTCCCCGACGGCGAGCCCGTCCCCGACGACGGCGCGCTGCCCGCGTCCGCGCTCGCCGGGGCGGCCGACCGCCCGCTCGGGTTCTACCTGCACGTTCCGTACTGCGCGACCCGCTGCGGCTACTGCGACTTCAACACCTACACGGCGACCGAGCTGCGCGGCAGCGGTGGCGTGCTGGCCTCGCGTGACAACTACGCAGAGACGCTGGTCGACGAGGTCCGGCTGGCCCGCAAGGTGCTGGGTGACGACCCGCGGCCCGTCCGCACGGTGTTCGTCGGCGGCGGCACGCCGACGCTGCTGGCCGCCGGTGATCTCGTACGGATGCTGGGGGCGATCCGCGACGAGTTCGGGCTGGCGCCGGACGCGGAGGTCACGACGGAGGCGAACCCGGAGTCGGTGGACCCTGCCTACCTGGCGGCCCTGCGCGAGGGGGGCTTCAACCGGGTCTCCTTCGGGATGCAGAGTGCGCGGCAGCACGTGCTGAAGGTGCTGGACCGGACGCATACGCCGGGGCGGCCGGAGGAGTGCGTGGCGGAGGCCCGCGCGGCCGGTTTCCAGCATGTGAACCTCGACCTGATCTACGGCACGCCGGGGGAGAGCGACGACGACTGGCGGGCGTCTCTGGACGCGGTGCTGGGGGCCGGGCCGGACCATGTCAGCGCGTACGCGTTGATCGTCGAGGAGGGGACGCAGCTGGCTCGTCGGATCCGCCGGGGTGAGGTGCCGATGACCGACGACGATGTGCATGCCGATCGGTATCTGATCGCGGACGAGGTGCTCTCCGGCGCGGGGTTCGAGTGGTACGAGGTGTCCAACTGGGCGACCTCACAGGCGGGGCGGTGCCTGCACAACGAGCTGTACTGGCGGGGGGCCGACTGGTGGGGGGCCGGGCCTGGCGCGCACAGTCATGTGGGCGGGGTGCGGTGGTGGAACGTGAAGCATCCCGGGGCGTATGCGGGGGCGCTGGCGGCGGGGAGGTCGCCTGGGGCGGGGCGTGAGGTGCTGTCGGAGGAAGACCGGCGGGTCGAGCGGATTCTGCTGGAGTTGCGGCTGCGGGAAGGTGTGCCGCTTGCGTTGTTGCGGGAAGAAGGGCTTGTCGCCTCGCGCAGGGCGTTGTCGGACGGGCTTCTGGATGCCGCTGCGTACGACGAGGGGCGTGCCGTGCTGACGTTGCGGGGGCGGTTGCTGGCCGATGCGGTGGTTCGGGATCTCGTGGACTGAGGTGCTGCGGCGTTGGTGCCGGGGCCGGGGCGTTGCGCAGCCCGGATGAGCGGGGTGCCGCCGCGCCCACCCGTGCCGCCCCTGGCGGCACGACTGCCCGCAGCTCAGCGCATGCCCGCAGCTGAGCAGCTCGGTCGCTACGCCGGTGTCGTCACGAAGTCGATCAGTTCCTCCACCCGGCCCAGTAGTTCCGGCTCCAGGTCCTTGTACGACCGTACGCCCGACAGGATCCGTTGCCAGGCCGCGCCCGTGTTCTCCGGCCAGCCCAGCGTCCTGCACACCCCCGTCTTCCAGTCCTGGCCGCGCGGGATCCGGGGCCACGCCTCGATGCCCAGGGACGACGGTTTCACCGCCTCCCAGATGTCGATGTAGGGGTGGCCGACGACCAGGGCGTGGTCGCTCGTCACCGACTGCGCGATGCGCCACTCCTTGGAGCCCGGCACGAGGTGGTCCACCAGGACGCCCAGCCGCGCGTCCGGGCCGGGGGCGAAGCCGGCGACGATCGACGGCAGGTCGTCGACGCCCTCCAGGTACTCCACGACCACGCCCTCGATGCGCAGGTCGTCGCCCCAGACCTTCTCGACCAGCTCGGCGTCGTGCCGGCCCTCGACATAGATGCGCCCGGCACGGGCCACGCGGGCGCGGGCGCCGGGGACGGCCACCGAACCGGACGCGGTACGGGAGGGGCGTGCGGGGCCGGCAGGCGAGGGGCGGACCAGCGTCACGACCCTGCCCTCCAGCAGGAAGCCGCGCGGCTCCATGGGGAACACCCGGTGCTTGCCGAAGCGGTCCTCCAGGGTCACCGTGCCCGCCTCGCAGCGGATCACCGCACCGCAGAAACCGGTGCCGGGCTCCTCGACCACCAGGCCCGGCTCCGCCGGAACCTCGGGCACCGGCTGCGGTTTCTTCCACGGCGGAGTCAGATCGGGCGAGTACTGGCGCATTCTGATGACGATAGGAGAAGCCGGTGGGTGGTGGTCACGGAGACACGCCGAAGCCGGCGGCCAGCGCGTCGCGCTGGGCGCGCACGAACGCCGCGTCCACCACCGCTCCGTGACCGGGCACGTACAGCGCGTCCTCCCCGCCCAGGTCGAGCAGCCGGTCCAGGGCGGCCGGCCAGTGCGACGGCACGGCGTCGGGGCCCGCCTGCGGCTCGCCGGACTCCTCGACCAGGTCGCCGCAGAACACCACCTCCGGATCACCCGGCACCAGCACCGCCAGGTCGTGCGCGGTGTGCCCGGGGCCCACGTTGGCCAGCAGCACCTGGCGCCCGCCGCCGAGGTCGAGGGTCCACTCGCCGGAGACCAGGTGGCGGGGCGCGACCAGCCGGTCGGCGGCCTCCTGGGCGGTGGTCTCCGCCAGGCCGTTGCGCACCGCGTCCGCGCGCAGCTCCTCGCGGTCCCGTACGCGCGTCAGCACCGCGTCCACGCCCACCGCGCCGAACACCTCCGCGTCCGTGAACTCCGCCACCCCGAAGACATGGTCGAAGTGGGGATGGGTCAGCGCGAGATGCGTCACACGGTGCCCGGTGAGCGACCGCGCCTGCTCGCGCAACCGCGCGCCCTCCGCCGGGCTCGACCCCGCGTCGATCATGAGGACCGCGCCGGCACCGGCGACGAGCCCCACCGTGCAGTCCCACACCGGGAGCCGGCACCGCCCCACCCCCGCCGCCACGCGCTCCCATCCGAGCTCTTCCCAAGTCACCGTCATACGGCGACGCTAGCGGTGAGCGCAGTCCGTGGCACGACAGCACGCGACCAGCCTTGCCGGGGGCGCACCCCACCGCCGTACACTGGGCGGGGAATGCTGGCACTCGCACGCGCAGAGTGCCAGGCCCCACAGGCAGGACACCAGGCGGACGACTTCTGGAGGTGTGCGCGGATGCTCAGTGAACGCAGGCTTCAGGTGCTGCGCGCCATCGTCCAGGACTACGTCGGCACCGAGGAGCCGGTCGGCTCCAAGGCCCTCACCGAGCGGCACAACCTCGGCGTCTCCCCGGCCACCGTCCGCAATGACATGGCGGCCCTGGAGGACGAGGGGTACATCGCCCAGCCGCACACCAGCGCCGGGCGCATCCCGACCGACAAGGGCTACCGGCTGTTCGTGGACAAGCTGGCCGGCGTCAAGCCGATGACCGCGCCCGAGCGGCGCGCGATCCAGAACTTCCTGGAGGGCGCCGTCGACCTCGACGACGTCGTGGCGCGGACGGTACGGCTGCTGGCCCAGCTCACGCGACAGGTCGCCGTCGTGCAGTACCCGTCGCTGACCCGCTCGACCGTGCGGCACGTGGAGTTGCTCTCCCTCGCGCCCGCGCGCGTGATGCTCGTGCTGATCACGGACACCGGGCGGGTCGAGCAGCGCGTGGTCGACTGCCCGGCGCCCTTCGGCGAGGCCTCGCTCGCGGATCTGCGCGCGCGGCTCAACAGCCGGGTGGCGAACCGCCGTTTCACGGATGTGCCGAGTCTGGTGGAGGATCTGCCGGAGGCGTTCGAGCACGAGGACCGGGGTACGGTCTCCACGGTGCTCTCCACACTTCTGGAGACGCTCGTCGAGGAGAACGAGGAGCGGCTGATGATCGGCGGCACCGCCAACCTGACCCGCTTCGGGCACGACTTTCCCCTCACGATCCGGCCGGTGCTGGAGGCGCTGGAGGAGCAGGTCGTGCTCCTCAAGCTGCTCGGCGAGGCGAAGGATCCGGGCGTGACCGTACGTATCGGTCATGAGAACGCCCACGAAGGACTCAACTCCACGTCCGTCGTGTCGGTCGGCTACGGTTCGGGCGGCGAGGCTGTCGCCAAGCTCGGCGTGGTCGGACCGACCCGCATGGACTACCCGGGAACGATGGGAGCGGTACGCGCAGTGGCACGGTACGTCGGACAGATCCTGGCGGAGTCGTAGTGGCCACGGACTACTACGCCGTACTCGGCGTGCGCCGCGACGCGTCGCAGGAAGAGATCAAGAAGGCCTTCCGGCGGCTCGCGCGCGAGCTGCACCCGGACGTCAACCCCGATCCGAAGACCCAGGAGCGGTTCAAGGAGATCAACGCCGCCTACGAGGTGCTGTCGGACCCGCAGAAGAAGCAGGTCTACGACCTCGGCGGCGACCCGCTCTCGCAGGCCGGGGGCGGCGGCGCGGGCGGCTTCGGGGCCGGCGGCTTCGGGAACTTCTCCGACATCATGGACGCGTTCTTCGGCACGGCGTCGCAGCGCGGTCCGCGCTCGCGCACCCGCCGCGGTCAGGACGCGATGATCCGCATCGAGGTGGAGCTCGACGAGGCGGCCTTCGGCACGACGAAGGACATCCAGGTCGACACGGCAGTCGTCTGCAACACCTGTAACGGTGAGGGCGCGGCGCCGGGGACCTCCGCCCAGACGTGTGACATGTGCCGCGGCCGCGGTGAGGTGTCCCAGGTCACGCGGTCCTTCCTCGGCCAGGTCATGACCTCGCGGCCCTGCCCGCAGTGCCAGGGCTTCGGCACCGTGGTGCCCACGCCGTGCCCGGAGTGCGCGGGCGACGGGCGCGTACGGTCCCGTCGTACGCTCACCGTCAAGATCCCGGCCGGTGTCGACAACGGCACGCGGATCCAGCTCGCGGGTGAGGGCGAGGTCGGGCCCGGCGGCGGTCCCGCCGGTGACCTGTACGTGGAGATCCACGAACTGCCGCACGCGATGTTCCAGCGGCGCGGCGACGACCTGCACTGCACGGTGACGATCCCCATGACCGCGGCGGCCCTCGGCACGAAGGTGCCGCTGGAGACGCTCGACGGCCTGGAGGAGGTCGACATCCGCCCGGGCACCCAGTCCGGCCAGTCGATCCCGCTGCACGGCCGCGGCGTCACGCACCTGCGGGGCGGCGGACGCGGCGACCTCATCGTCCACGTCGAGGTCCAGACCCCGACCAAGCTCGACCCCGAGCAGGAGCGCCTGCTCCGCGAGCTGTCCAAGCTGCGCGGCGAGGAACGGCCGACGGGTCAGTTCCAGCCCGGGCAGCAGGGGTTGTTCTCGCGGTTGAAGGACGCGTTCAACGGGCGCTGACTCCGGCGGCCGGGCCACTGCTGGGGGTCCGGGGGTCGGCCCCCGGGCAGGCACGGTCAGCCCGGGCAGCAGGGGTTGTTCTCGCGGTTGAAGGACGCGTTCAACGGGCGCTGACTCCGGCTCCTCCGGGGGCCGCGGGTGGCTTTTCCTCTGGTCTATGCCACACGGCAGGCCGGTTTCGGAGTTGTTCGGAGGACGTGACAACATGCGGTCATGTCCTCCGCGCTGACCGATCTCTTCCCGCACCCGATCGTGCAGGCCCCCATGGCGGGCGGCGTCTCCGTACCGAAGCTCGCCGCCGCCGTGTGCGAGGCGGGCGGACTCGGGTTCCTCGCCGCCGGGTACAAGACCGCCGACGGGATGTACCAGGAGATCAAGCAGCTCCGGAGCCTCACCGGCAGGCCCTTCGGAGTGAACCTCTTCATGCCGCAGCCGGAGTACGCCGACCCCGCCGCCATCGACGTCTACGCCCACCAACTGGCCGGTGAGGCCTCCTGGTACGAGGCCGAGCTCGGCGACCCCGACAGCGGCCGCGACGACGGCTACGAGACCAAACTCGCGGTGCTGCGCGACAACCCCGTGCCGGTGGTGTCGTTCCACTTCGGCGCTCCGAGCCAGGAGGTCGTCGACGCACTGCACCGGGTCGGCACCTTCGTCCTGGTCACCGCCACCACCCCCGACGAGGCCCGGGCCGTCGAGCGGGCGGGCGCGGACGCGGTCATCGCGCAGGGCGTCGAGGCCGGCGGCCACCAGGGCACGCACCGGGACATCCCCGAGACGGACGGTTCCGGCATCGGACTGCTGTCGCTGGTCGCCCAGATCCGGGAGACCGTCGGCATCCCGATCATCGCCGCCGGCGGCATCATGCGCGGCGGCCAGATCGCCGCCGTCCTCGCGGCGGGCGCGAGCGCGGCCCAGCTCGGCACCGCGTTCCTCGCCACCGCCGAATCGGGCGCGAACGCCCTGCACAAGCAGGCGCTGACCAACCCCCTGTTCGTCCGTACGGAGTTGACCCGGGCCTTCTCCGGGCGCCCGGCACGCGGCCTGGTCAACCGCTTCCTGCGCGAGCACGGCCCGTACGCACCCGCCGCCTATCCCGAGATCCACCACCTCACCGCGCCGCTGCGCAAGGCCGCCGCCAAGGCGGGGGACGCGCAGGGCATGGCGCTGTGGGCCGGGCAGGGACACCGGATGGCGCGGGAGCTGCCCGCCGGGCAGCTCGTGGAGGTGCTGGCCGGTGAACTCGCCGCGGCGCGGACAGCGTTGTCGGGCGGAGGCGGAGTGCGATGACAGCTCCGGTGTTCGTGGTCGAGCACTTCGACGCGGGCGAGGGCGGCCGCTATGTCCTCGACGGCCCGGAGGGACGGCACGCCGTCTCCGTGAAGCGGCTGCGGCCCGGGGAGGACGTCGTCCTCACGGACGGGGCCGGGCGCCGGGCCGACGGTGTCGTGCTGGACACCGAGGGCAAGGACCGGCTGATCGTCCGGCTGGACCCGGTGACGGAGGAACCGCCGGAGCAGCCCCGGGTGACCGTCGTCCAGGCGCTGCCCAAGGGCGACCGCGGGGAGCTGGCCGTCGAGACGATGACCGAGGTCGGCGTCGACGCGATCGTGCCGTGGGCGGCGGCCCGCTGCATCACGCAGTGGAGGGGCGACCGAGGGCTGAAGGCGCTGGGCAAGTGGCGGGCGACGGCCCGGGAGGCGGGCAAGCAGTCCCGCCGGGTGCGCTTCCCGCAGGTCGCGGAGGCGGCGACGACCAAACAGGTCGCGGCGCTGCTGGCCGGTGCCGACTTCGCCGCCGTGCTGCACGAGAGCGGGGACGAGGCGCTGGCGACGGCCGAACTGCCGTCGTCCGGCGAGATCGTGCTCGTCGTGGGGCCCGAAGGGGGCGTGGCGCCGGAGGAGTTGGCGCTGTTCGCACAAGCGGGGGGCAAGGCGTATCGCCTCGGGCGCAGTGTGCTGCGCACATCGACTGCCGGGACCGCGGCCGCGGCCGTGCTCCTGGCTCGCACCGGCCGCTGGACCTGACCCTTCTCGGAGGCACCGTGGAACTCGCACAGGTACGACTGCTCGTGACCGACTTCGCCGCCTGCTACCACTTCTACGGCGAGGTCCTCGGCCTCAAGCCGCAGTCGGGGGCGGCGGACGGGCCGTACGAGAAGTTCAGCCCCGCCGTCGGCTCGGCGGGGATCGCCCTCCAGGACCGCACGATGATGGCCGAGATCCTGGACGAGTTGGGCGACACGGCGAACGGCCACCGCTCCCTGGTCGTCCTGCGCGTCGACGCCCTGGACGCGTACTGCGAGGAGATCACGATGCGCGGCGCCACGATCCTCCACGGCCCGGCCCACCTGACCGACCGCCTGCGCGTCGCCCACCTCAAGGACCCGGAGGGCAATCTGGTGGAGCTCCAGGAGTGGCTGCTGCTCCGCGGCTGACGCCTTTGCGCTCTACCGCACGGCCCCCGACAGTGGCAGGCTCCCCTCCATGGGGGCATCGAGGAGGATTGGACGGGGGCGGCGCAGTCGGCGGGTGACGGTCGCGGCGGCGTTCGCGGTGGTTGCCGTGGGCGGGGCCGTGGCGTGTGAACCCGGTGGTGGGATCAGCTCCGCGTCCGTCGCGTACACCACCGACGAGACCGTCACCAAGGAGCTCGACCGGCAGAAGGCGGGCGTGCGTTGGCTGACGTGCACCGCTTCCTACGGCAACTCCGGCCAGGGCGGGAAGCCGTCGCCCTCGGCGCGTCAGAAGACCGTCGCCACCGTCGACTGCCAGGGGGAGACGGAGGACGGGAAGGACATCACCGTCGACGGCAAGGTCACCCACGCGGTGGACGGTGCCTGTGTGCGCGGGAACATCACCGCCAAGGTGGACGGCAAGGTGTGGTTCCAGGTCGACGGGCTCGGCGACTGCAACTCCACCAGCCCGCCGCCCGTGGGGGGTGGGCCCTCGAACGGGCAGCCCGGTCCCACGGTCACCGTGACCGTCACGCAGACCATCTGGTGCGATCGGTATCCGGACTGCCGCCCTGTCGAGGGCAAGTGATCCGAACCCTGTCCGCACGGCGGCCTCCCTGCATAGGGTGATCGGGTGACACAGTTCGCATCGTCTGCTTACCTCCGCTTCCCGCACGTGCACGGTGACCTGGTCGCCTTCACCGCCGAGGACGACGTGTGGCTCGCTCCTCTCGACGGCGGACGGGCCTGGCGGGTCAGCGCCGAGAACGTGCCGGTGACCCTGCCCCGTATCTCGCCGGACGGCACCACGGTCGCCTGGACCTCCACCCGCGACGGGGCCCCCGAGGTGCACATCGCCCCGGTCGACGGCGGCCCCGCCAAGCGCCTGACGTACTGGGGCAGTCTGAAGACACAGGTGCGCGGCTGGACCCCGGACGGCGAGGTGCTCGCGATCACCTCCCATGCGCGGGCGAGCCTGCGACGCACCTGGGCGCATGCCGTCCCGCTCGACGGCGGCCCTGCCGCCACCCTGCCGTACGGGCCGGTCGGTGACGTCGCCTACGGGCCGAGTGTCGTCCTGCTGTCCGCGCCGATGGGGCGCGAGGCCGCCTGGTGGAAGCGGTACCGGGGCGGTACGGCGGGCAAGTTGTGGATCGACCGGGACGGCGACGGCGAGTTCGTCCGGCTGCACGAGGAACTCGACGGGAACATCGAGTACCCGCTGTGGGTGGGGGAGCGGATGGCCTTCCTCTCCGATCACGAGGGCACCGGCGCGCTGTACTCCTCCCTCGCCGACGGCTCCGACCTGCGCCGGCACACCCCACTCGGGGGCTTCTACGCCCGGCACGCGGCGACCGACGGCACCCGTGTCGTCTACTCCAGTGCCGGTGAGCTGTGGGTGCTGGACGACCTGGACGGGGCCGAGCCGCGGCGGCTGGACGTGCGGCTCGGCGGACAGCGCGTCGACCTCCAGCCGTTCCCCGTGAACGCCTCCCGGTGGTTCGGGTCCGCGTCCCCGGACCACACCGCACGCGGCAGCGCCGTGTCCGTACGCGGTTCCGTCCACTGGGTCACCCACCGCTCCGGCCCGGCCCGCGCCCTGGCCGCGACGCCCGGTGTCCGGGCCCGGCTGCCGCGGACGTTCCGCACGGACGGCGAGGAGTGGGTGGTGTGGGTGACGGACGCCGAGGGCGACGACGCCCTGGAGTTCGCGCCGGCCACCGGCCTCGCCCCGGGAGCGACACCGCGCCGGCTCGCCGCCGGGCAGCTCGGCAGGGTGCTGGAGCTCGCCATGGCACCGGACGGCAGCCGCGCGGCCGTGGCCTCCCACGACGGGCGCCTGCTGCTCGTCGAGAGGGAGACGGGCGAGGTGCGGGAGGTGGACCGGAGCGAGGACGGTGACGTGTCCGGGCTCGTCTTCTCCCCCGACTCGGCCTGGCTCGCCTGGTCCCACCCCGGCCCGCGTCCCCTGGCGCAGCTGAAGCTCGCCAACACCACCGACCTGTCGGTCACCGAGGCGACCCCGCTGCGCTTCCAGGACTACGCGCCGGCGTTCACGGTGGACGGCAAGCACCTCGCGTTCCTGTCGACCCGCTCCTTCGACCCGGTCTACGACGAGCACGTCTTCGACCTGGCCTTCGTGGAGGGCGCCCGGCCGCATCTGATCACCCTCGCGGCCACCACGCCGTCCCCGTTCGGGCCGCAGCGGCACGGCCGGTCCTTCGAGACGCCCGACCGGGAGGAGACCCCCGACAGCGAGGGCACCCCCACCACCCGCATCGACCTCGAGGGCCTCGCGGACCGCATCGTGCCCTTCCCGGTCGAGGCCGCCCGCTACTCCAACCTGCGCGCCGCCAAGGACGGCGTCCTGTGGCTGCGCCACCCGGTCGCCGGTGTGCTCGGCGCGTCCCGGGCCACCCCGGACGACCCCGAGCCCAAGGCCGAGCTGGAGCGGTACGACCTCGCCCAGCAGCGCGTGGAGCACCTCGCCGTCGACGCCGACCACTTCGAGGTCAGCGGCGACGGCAAGCGGGTGCTGCTGTGGACCGACGGGCGGCTGAAGGTCGTCCCCAGCGACCGGCGTGCCTCCGGCGACGACGACAGCGACACCAACATCACCGTCGACCTGGGCCGCGTACGCCAGTTCGTCGACCCGGCCGCCGAGTGGCGGCAGATGTTCGACGAGAACGGCCGCATCATGCGCGACCACTTCTGGCGGCCGGACATGAGCGGCGTCGACTGGGCCGGTGTCCTCGACCGCTACCGCCCGGTCGTGGACCGGCTCGCCACCCACGACGACCTGGTCGACCTGCTGTGGGAGGTGCAGGGCGAACTCGGCACCTCGCACGCCTACGTCACCCCGCGCGGCGGCTTCGGCGGCGGTCCCCGCCAGGGCCTGCTCGGCGCCGACATCTCCCGCCACGAGGACGGCAGTTGGCGCGTCGACCGCATCCTGCCCTCCGAGACCTCCGACCCGGACGCCCGCAGCCCGCTGGCCGCACCCGGCGTCGCCGTGCGCCCCGGGGACGCGATCCTCGCGGTCGCCGGACAGCCGGTCGACCCGGTGACCGGCCCCGGCCCGCTGCTGATCGGCACCGCGGGCAAGCCGGTGGAGCTGACCATCTCCCCGTCCGGCGGCGGCGACCCGCGGCACGCCGTCGTCGTCCCGGTGGCGGACGAGGAGCCGCTGCGCTACCACGCGTGGGTCGCCGACCGGCGCGCCTACGTCCACGAGAAGTCGGGCGGCCGGCTCGGATACCTCCACGTCCCGGACATGCAGGCGCCCGGCTGGGCCCAGATCCACCGCGACCTGCGCGTCGAGGTCGCCCGCGAGGGCCTGGTCGTCGACGTCCGCGAGAACCGCGGCGGCCACACCTCCCAGCTGGTCATCGAGAAACTCGCCCGCCGCATCGTCGGCTGGGCCGTCCCGCGCGGCATGCGCCCCTACAGCTACCCCGAGGACGCCCCGCGCGGCCCCGTCGTAGCCGTCGCCAACGAGTTCTCCGGCTCCGACGGCGACATCGTCAACGCCGCGATCAAGGCCCTGGGCCTCGGTCCGGTGGTCGGCACCCGCACGTGGGGCGGCGTCATCGGCATCGACAGCCGCTACCGCCTGGTCGACGGCACCCTGGTCACCCAACCCAAGTACGCCTTCTGGCTGGAGGGCTACGAGTGGGGGGTGGAGAACCACGGCGTCGATCCGGACGTGGAGGTGGTGCAGCGCCCCCAGGACTACGCGGCGGGCCGAGACACCCAACTGGACGAGGCGATCCGACTCGCTTTGGAGGCTCTGGAGACCAGTCCCGCAAAAACGCCCCCGACTGTGCCGACCTCTTAGGGGCGCGGGGAACTGCGCGACCAGCCACAACGCACCCGCACACGACGACGATACGATGCCCGAGTCGGACCCCCATTCGGCCAACCCCCGGAGGAAACATGGCAGGGGAGCCCCAGGAAGACTGCCTGTTCTGCAAGATCGTCGCCGGCACCATCCCGGCGACGATCGTCCGCCAGACGGAAACGACCGTCGCGTTCCGCGACATCAACCCCCAGGCCCCCACCCACGTCCTGATCATCCCGAAGGCGCACTACGAGAACGCCGCCGCCCTCGCCGCCGCCGACCCCGCCCTCACCGCGGACGTGCTCCGCGAGGCCCAGGCCGTCGCCGACGAGGAGAAGCTGGACAGCTACCGCCTCGTCTTCAACACCGGCAGCGGCGCCGGCCAGACGGTCTGGCACGTGCACGGCCACGTGCTCGGCGGCCGCGGCCTGGAATGGCCTCCGGGGTAATCCGCCTTGTCCGTACGCGAACTCGTGGTGCTCGGCACCGCCAGCCAGGTCCCGACCCGCCACCGCAACCACAACGGCTACCTGCTCCGCTGGGACGGCGAGGGCATCCTGTTCGACCCCGGCGAGGGCACGCAGCGCCAGATGGTGCGTGCCGGAGTCGCCGCGCACGACCTGAACCGGATCTGCGTCACGCACTTCCACGGCGACCACGCACTCGGTCTGCCCGGGGTCATCCAGCGCATCAACCTCGACCAGGTGCCGCACGAGATCACCGCCCACTACCCGAAGTCCGGGCAGCGCTTCTACGAGCGGCTCCAGTACGCCACGCCCTACCGCGCGACCGTCTTCCTCACCGAGGCCCCGGCCGACGGGGACGGCGTGCTCGCGGTCACGCCGTCGTACACGCTGGACGCCCACAGGCTGTCGCACTCCATCGAGTCGTACGGCTACCGGATCGTCGAGCACGACGGCCGCCGCATGCTGCCCGAGCGGCTCGCCGCGCACGGCATCAAGGGGCCGGACGTCGGCCGGCTACAGCGCGAGGGCTCGCTCGGCGGGGTCTCGCTCGACGACGTCAGCGAGGTGCGGCGCGGGCAGCGGTTCGCGTTCGTCATGGACACCCGGCTGTGCGACGGGGTGTACGCGCTCGCCGAGGGCTGCGACATGCTCGTCATCGAGTCGACCTTCCTCGACGAGGACGAGGAACTGGCCGTGGAGCACGGCCACCTGACGGCTGGTCAGGCGGCGCGGGTGGCCCGGGACGGCGGTGTGCGGCACCTCGTGCTGACCCACTTCAGCCAGCGCTACACCGACCCGGACGAGTTCGAGCGGCAGGCACGGGCGGCGGGGTACGAGGGTGAGCTGACCGTGGCGCACGATCTGCTGAGGGTGCCGGTTCCGAAGCGTCGGTGAAACGCCCGTACGATGAATTGATGTCCCTCCCCAAAGCCGAACTGCACCTTCATATCGAAGGCACCCTGGAACCTGAACTCGCCTTCGAGCTCGCCGCGCGCAACGCCGTCACACTGCCGTACGCGGACACGGACGCGCTGCGCGAGGCGTACCGGTTCGAGGACCTTCAGTCGTTCCTGAACCTTTACTACGAGCTCATGGCCGTCCTGCGCACCGAGCGGGACTTCGAGGACCTCGCGAACGCCTATCTCGAACGCGCCGCCGCCCAGGGCGTGCGGCACGCGGAGATCTTCTTCGACCCGCAGGCCCACACC from Streptomyces chartreusis NRRL 3882 harbors:
- a CDS encoding ribonuclease Z: MSVRELVVLGTASQVPTRHRNHNGYLLRWDGEGILFDPGEGTQRQMVRAGVAAHDLNRICVTHFHGDHALGLPGVIQRINLDQVPHEITAHYPKSGQRFYERLQYATPYRATVFLTEAPADGDGVLAVTPSYTLDAHRLSHSIESYGYRIVEHDGRRMLPERLAAHGIKGPDVGRLQREGSLGGVSLDDVSEVRRGQRFAFVMDTRLCDGVYALAEGCDMLVIESTFLDEDEELAVEHGHLTAGQAARVARDGGVRHLVLTHFSQRYTDPDEFERQARAAGYEGELTVAHDLLRVPVPKRR